Proteins found in one Serinicoccus marinus DSM 15273 genomic segment:
- the smpB gene encoding SsrA-binding protein SmpB, whose protein sequence is MPKDSGRKLIASNKKARYEYLIEDTVEAGLVLTGTEVKSLRHGRASLVDGYATQYQGELWLEGVHIPEYTQGTWTNHSARRRRKLLLHRDQIDKLVAKAEQAGHTIVPLSLYFVDGRAKVEIALAKGKKLHDKRQTLRERQDRREADRAMSAHLKRHG, encoded by the coding sequence ATGCCCAAGGACTCCGGACGCAAGCTGATCGCCAGCAACAAGAAGGCCCGCTACGAGTACCTCATCGAGGACACCGTCGAGGCCGGCCTCGTGCTGACCGGGACCGAGGTGAAGTCGCTGCGGCACGGGCGAGCGAGCCTGGTCGACGGGTATGCCACGCAGTACCAGGGCGAGCTGTGGTTGGAGGGGGTGCACATCCCGGAGTACACCCAGGGCACGTGGACCAACCACTCCGCGCGCCGGCGTCGCAAACTGCTGCTGCACCGCGACCAGATCGACAAGCTGGTCGCCAAGGCCGAGCAGGCCGGGCACACGATCGTGCCGCTCTCGCTCTACTTCGTCGACGGCCGCGCGAAGGTCGAGATCGCGCTGGCCAAGGGCAAGAAGTTGCACGACAAGCGGCAGACGCTGCGCGAGCGGCAGGACCGGCGCGAGGCCGACCGGGCGATGTCAGCCCACCTCAAGCGGCACGGCTGA
- a CDS encoding type II toxin-antitoxin system Phd/YefM family antitoxin: protein MTTMTSSAARAGLPEILDRVAEGEEVTITRHGRPVAVVVRPDVLRIRRAEALIADADELRDMLEAARHAPLSAAGTISPDRARQMVADLARDRDPR, encoded by the coding sequence ATGACCACGATGACGAGCAGCGCCGCTCGCGCCGGTCTACCCGAGATCCTGGATCGGGTCGCGGAGGGCGAGGAGGTGACGATCACGAGGCACGGGAGACCCGTCGCCGTGGTCGTCCGGCCCGATGTCCTGCGCATCCGGAGGGCGGAGGCCCTCATCGCGGACGCCGACGAGTTGCGGGACATGCTGGAGGCGGCGCGTCATGCGCCACTGTCAGCCGCGGGAACGATCTCCCCTGATCGGGCGCGGCAGATGGTCGCCGACCTCGCTCGCGACCGTGATCCTCGCTGA
- a CDS encoding type II toxin-antitoxin system VapC family toxin, translating to MDAFDADVLIYAAAPDDPLGRPVRQLFDAATTDGTVGVGSVLLLPEVLTEPRRAGRDEEVSALLGLLSRLTLLPLDVSTARLSVSLGSTYGLRPADAAHLATAVVAGATRFITNNTEDFSREIAEIQITDPADLRSSTQGT from the coding sequence ATGGATGCCTTCGATGCCGACGTCCTCATCTACGCAGCCGCCCCGGACGATCCTCTCGGGCGTCCGGTCCGTCAGCTGTTCGACGCGGCGACGACCGACGGCACTGTGGGAGTTGGTTCGGTCCTGCTCCTGCCCGAGGTGCTCACCGAACCTCGACGAGCCGGCCGGGACGAGGAGGTGTCGGCCCTGCTCGGCCTCCTCTCGCGCCTGACGCTCCTGCCTCTGGACGTGAGCACCGCTCGCCTCTCGGTGTCGCTCGGAAGTACCTACGGTCTACGGCCTGCCGACGCGGCCCACCTGGCGACGGCCGTGGTCGCCGGTGCGACGCGTTTCATCACCAACAACACCGAGGACTTCTCCCGCGAGATAGCCGAGATCCAGATCACCGATCCCGCCGACCTTCGGTCGTCCACGCAGGGCACGTAG
- a CDS encoding CBS domain-containing protein: protein MTTARDIMTPQAHTVGDSASLVEAATLMRDHGVGALPVTSDDGALAGIITDRDIVVNGVAASHDVGAVAVGTVTQGIVSTVSPDEDVDRVVASWATSRSSGSSSSTVTTWWG from the coding sequence ATGACCACCGCACGCGACATCATGACCCCGCAGGCCCATACCGTCGGCGACAGCGCGTCGCTGGTCGAGGCCGCCACCCTCATGCGCGACCACGGCGTGGGGGCGCTGCCGGTCACCTCGGACGACGGAGCCCTGGCCGGCATCATCACCGACCGCGACATCGTCGTGAACGGCGTCGCGGCCTCGCACGACGTGGGCGCGGTCGCCGTGGGCACGGTCACGCAGGGGATCGTCTCGACGGTCTCGCCCGACGAGGACGTCGACCGGGTGGTCGCGTCATGGGCGACCAGCAGATCAAGCGGCTCGTCGTCGTCGACGGTCACGACGTGGTGGGGATGA